The Hypanus sabinus isolate sHypSab1 chromosome 3, sHypSab1.hap1, whole genome shotgun sequence genome contains a region encoding:
- the alg11 gene encoding GDP-Man:Man(3)GlcNAc(2)-PP-Dol alpha-1,2-mannosyltransferase, producing MAASGWCVCEFLRFIFSLITPMLFVTTGLLFALIVILLIIRFWICSKKKASQTPGNNVKKSLAVAFFHPYCNAGGGGERVLWCAIRALQERYNNIKIIIYTGDYDVTDQEILAGAYRRFNIKLPQPVQFIFLEKRYLVEAKFYPYFTLLGQSLGSVLLGWEALMKYVPDICIDSMGYAYVLPLFKYLGGCQVACYVHYPTISTDMLSVVKDRNPRFNNAAFISNNPVLSNLKLVYYHIFAMLYGLVGSCSDIIMVNSTWTLNHILALWKAGDRTHVVYPPCDVQTLLNIPLEDDSNNTEHSIVSIAQFRPEKDHTLQIKAFHRFLQKCTQMCSVKLILIGGCRNAEDEERVSYLKKLCENLEVKEKVEFKINISFEELKKHLSEATIGLHTMWNEHFGIGVVECMAAGTIILAHNSGGPKLDIVVPYDGAETGFLADSEESYADAMNTILTLSPEKKMEIRKNARQSVSRFSDHEFEISFISALEPFFSPR from the exons ATGGCTGCGAGtggctggtgtgtgtgtgagtttctgag GTTTATTTTTTCGTTAATCACTCCCATGCTTTTTGTAACCACTGGTTTACTGTTTGCCCTCATCGTTATTTTGCTAATCATCCGATTCTGGATCTGTTCAAAGAAGAAAGCATCTCAAACTCCAGGAAACAATGTCAAGAAATCTTTGGCAGTAGCATTCTTTCACCCTTACTGCAATGCTGGGGGTGGAGGAGAAAGGGTGTTATGGTGTGCAATAAGAGCTTTACAGGAAAG atacaacaatattaaaattatcATTTACACTGGAGATTATGATGTTACAGATCAAGAAATACTCGCTGGAGCATACAGACGATTCAATATCAAACTACCCCAACCTGTTCAATTTATTTTTCTTGAAAAGCGATATCTTGTGGAAGCTAAGTTTTATCCATATTTTACACTGCTAGGTCAAAGTCTGGGATCTGTTTTGCTTGGATGGGAGGCCCTTATGAAGTATGTTCCTGATATTTGTATAGATTCCATGGGCTATGCATATGTGCTTCCTCTCTTCAAGTACTTAGGTGGTTGCCAAGTAGCATGCTATGTTCACTATCCTACCATTAGCACGGACATGCTCTCCGTGGTGAAGGACAGGAACCCAAGATTTAACAATGCAGCTTTTATATCAAACAATCCTGTCCTGAGCAATCTCAAACTTGTGTACTATCATATTTTTGCCATGCTATATGGATTGGTTGGTTCCTGCAGTGACATTATAATGGTAAATTCCACATGGACTCTGAATCATATTCTCGCTCTTTGGAAAGCAGGAGATCGAACCCACGTTGTCTATCCACCTTGTGACGTTCAGACATTGTTAAATATTCCATTAGAAGATGACAGTAACAATACAGAACATTCCATTGTTTCAATTGCGCAGTTTCGGCCAGAGAAGGACCACACTCTACAAATTAAAGCTTTCCATCGGTTCCTTCAGAAATGTACTCAGATGTGCAGTGTGAAACTAATACTGATTGGAGGGTGCCGTAATGCTGAGGATGAAGAACGAGTATCTTACCTAAAAAAACTCTGTGAGAATTTAGAGGTAAAAGAGAAAGTTGAGTTTAAGATTAACATTTCATTTGAAGAACTTAAAAAACATCTGTCTGAAGCTACTATTGGTCTGCATACCATGTGGAATGAACATTTTGGTATAG GTGTTGTGGAATGCATGGCCGCAGGAACCATTATTCTGGCCCATAACTCAGGCGGGCCCAAGCTTGACATTGTGGTACCTTATGATGGAGCTGAAACAGGTTTCTtggcagacagtgaagaaagttatGCTGATGCTATGAATACTATTCTAACACTATCACCTGAAAAGAAAATGGAAATTAGAAAGAATGCACGCCAGTCTGTGAGCAGATTCTCCGACCATGAGTTTGAAATATCATTTATATCTGCTTTGGAACCTTTCTTTAGCCCAAGATGA